A single region of the Hylaeus volcanicus isolate JK05 chromosome 5, UHH_iyHylVolc1.0_haploid, whole genome shotgun sequence genome encodes:
- the LOC128876086 gene encoding uncharacterized protein LOC128876086, translating into MLRKLLSKSGRRLLRAIKKLSTRSHKAKKSRNLTSWHSAIPDHETTSLSSWSLPSLDTKSIDTYMTYVAENSEDCSSTCCYCDEYEENQRNENIENEMII; encoded by the exons ATGTTGAGGAAATTGCTGAGCAAGTCGGGCCGCAGATTGCTGAGG GCAATCAAGAAGCTGTCGACGAGGAGCCACAAGGCGAAGAAGTCACGGAACTTGACCTCCTGGCACTCGGCCATACCGGACCACGAGACgacgtcgttgtcgtcgtggTCCTTGCCGTCCCTGGACACGAAAAGTATCGACACTTACATGACGTACGTCGCGGAGAATTCCGAGGACTGCTCGTCGACGTGTTGCTACTGCGACGAGTACGAGGAGAATCAGAGGAACGAGAACATCGAGAACGAGATGATAATCTAA
- the LOC128877566 gene encoding zinc finger CCCH domain-containing protein 18-like, with protein MSDSGSESSSSEGYDRRRNPVTSTNNVGSPNSSHHSSLSGRKSRASSLSSRGKSPESIISERDSKSPRYTPISPKSQRSGLASPSEDEGSPRSTRSLSKSPPTTPKSYRSRNNSLDSPRSDHSLSRSPIQDERSCLSTPNDSKSLHMEDTEPKQFELEVDAQRSGDNSPKSCSYKNSESRQSSPKSPRSGRSSVKSLISGRSSPKSGPASPMDDQESEKHSSPHSPATKSGSFNELDGEQISDGDIEDEPESVAKSKPAPITHGEDLSDVSDLESMDGVDGGTEHESELKKGQQNEERHATNNDDKIEKEDKNTPVGLTEENEQLDFEADGQWKDERDEGETEGPITKENKDDKDGKDKDKVKSKDGGEANDKEEGEEDGEKVESELEEGELSDGDDARPEETEPRPVCRFYNRGQCTWGVSCRFLHPGVTDKGNYTMFDMVRPMAYPPHAAAPHEFRPHIDRPNMVRPLPGYGAPSHTPKVEELPTESAWERGLRHAKEMMRKANKRKESDMDFEEKKMNLSLGQDELDREAGYYVRAASPEPPAERWPPREAPRRMPPPRITPERYIEEPDPYYAQPTAPPEYYRRVHYKADTRVTTEYRERIDYHPVPRGTPHSVSPPPHTRERERERERERDREREYYEKYEKKHKRPSREVIVERIPPTKPWREEEPPQVERSRGDEWADPWMRRKSPSAVRRNTSRRSRRQSYSSGSSYSSTSSSRSSSRSSYSSYDSLSRSRSPSPPSRTRGAGKGKAAATSPPSNPPTVTAAAPQRGAMLMNPPAPSPRPPKGSISPTTGTLHRRAGLNPPAPSPLSSHQRHHEKARDKAAIAAAAVAKVIKSRSRSRSSHSSSGSESSGSSSDSSESSYSSSSSETRRRKGSTPPITRKDSKGIDALKLSGTKQQIKLTLKPTSNTAGVKKIDRSALMAGKKRGLESPPLIDSKASVAAAAAKAAKKASSRREELLKQLKAVEDAIARKRSKV; from the exons ATGTCAGACTCTGGTTCAGAAAGTTCCTCTTCTGAGGGTTACGACAGAAGGAGAAACCCAGTTACGTCGACTAACAATGTGGGATCGCCAAACTCCTCGCACCATTCGTCCCTGTCGGGGCGTAAATCTAGGGCGAGTTCTCTTTCTTCGAGAGGAAAGTCACCCGAATCTATTATATCCGAGAGAGACTCGAAGTCTCCGAGATACACACCGATATCGCCAAAATCTCAGAGGTCTGGATTAGCGTCCCCCAGCGAAGACGAAGGGTCACCAAGGTCCACTCGTAGTTTATCCAAGTCACCACCTACGACACCAAAATCGTATCGCTCGAGAAATAATTCCTTAGATTCACCTAGAAGCGATCACAGCTTGTCTCGTTCTCCGATACAAGACGAGAGATCGTGTCTATCTACTCCTAACGATTCGAAATCTTTGCACATGGAAGACACCGAACCCAAGCAATTCGAACTCGAGGTCGACGCGCAGAGATCCGGAGACAATTCTCCCAAATCGTGTTCCTATAAAAACAGTGAATCTAGGCAAAGTTCGCCAAAGTCCCCGAGATCTGGACGTAGTTCTGTTAAATCATTGATATCTGGAAGAAGTTCTCCGAAATCAGGCCCAGCGTCTCCTATGGATGATCAAGAATCGGAGAAGCATTCGTCGCCTCATTCCCCGGCAACGAAAAGCGGTTCGTTCAACGAATTGGACGGAGAACAGATTTCAGACGGAGATATCGAAGACGAACCAGAATCGGTGGCCAAGTCGAAACCTGCACCGATCACGCACGGTGAAGATTTATCGGATGTTTCCGATCTAGAGAGTATGGACGGTGTCGACGGCGGTACAGAACACGAATCGGAACTTAAAAAAGGTCAACAAAACGAGGAAAGACACGCGACGAATAACGatgataaaatagaaaaggaaGATAAAAATACGCCTGTTGGATTAACCGAAGAAAACGAACAATTGGATTTCGAAGCTGACGGCCAATGGAAAGACGAGCGTGACGAAG gaGAAACCGAAGGACCGATCACTAAAGAGAACAAAGATGACAAAGACGGAAAGGATAAAGACAAAGTTAAATCGAAAGACGGAGGCGAAGCGAATGACAAAGAAGAAGGGGAAGAGGACGGGGAGAAAGTAGAATCCGAATTAGAAGAAGGCGAGCTGAGCGATGGCGACGATGCTCGGCCGGAAGAAACGGAGCCAAGACCAGTTTGCCGTTTTTATAATCGAGGCCAATGCACGTGGGGAGTTAGTTGTAGATTTTTGCATCCAGGTGTAACCGACAAGGGTAATTATACGATGTTCGATATGGTAAGGCCAATGGCATATCCGCCGCACGCAGCTGCGCCGCACGAATTCAGACCGCATATCGATAGGCCAAATATGGTGCGACCATTACCTGGTTACGGGGCACCGTCGCATACGCCGAAAGTAGAAGAACTTCCTACCGAGTCCGCGTGGGAACGTGGATTGCGACACGCTAAAGAA ATGATGCGCAAAGCGAATAAACGCAAAGAATCAGATATGGACTTCGAAGAGAAAAAGATGAATTTAAGTTTAGGCCAGGACGAATTAGACAGAGAGGCAGGATATTACGTTAGAGCAGCCAGTCCGGAACCACCAGCTGAAAGGTGGCCACCTAGAGAGGCACCTCGAAGAATGCCTCCGCCAAGAATTACACCGGAGAGATACATAGAAGAACCAGATCCTTACTATGCACAGCCAACGGCACCGCCGGAATATTATAG GAGAGTGCATTACAAAGCAGACACTCGAGTCACCACTGAATATCGAGAACGTATCGATTATCACCCTGTACCTCGCGGTACACCCCATTCCGTTTCTCCGCCACCTCACACAAGAGaacgcgaaagagaaagggaaCGCGAACGCGACAGAGAGCGTGAATATTACGAAAAGTACGAGAAGAAACATAAACGTCCATCGAGAGAAGTTATAGTGGAACGTATACCGCCGACGAAACCATGGCGAGAAGAGGAACCACCGCAGGTGGAGAGGAGCAGAGGCGACGAATGGGCGGATCCTTGGATGCGGAGGAAATCGCCCAGTGCCGTACGTCGGAACACGTCTCGACGTTCGCGAAGGCAATCGTATTCTTCGGGATCGTCGTACTCGTCTACGAG TTCTAGCCGTAGCTCGAGCCGCTCTAGCTACAGTTCTTACGACTCCCTATCCAGGTCCCGTTCACCATCCCCTCCCTCTAGAACCCGCGGTGCCGGCAAGGGGAAAGCAGCCGCGACATCGCCACCCTCGAATCCTCCGACGGTGACAGCTGCCGCGCCTCAACGTGGCGCCATGTTGATGAACCCACCCGCTCCTTCTCCCCGTCCACCCAAAGGTTCCATTTCTCCCACGACTGGTACTCTTCATCGACGGGCTGGTCTCAACCCACCCGCGCCGAGTCCGCTTTCCTCTCATCAACGTCATCACGAGAAAGCACGAGACAAAGCAGCCATAGCAGCTGCTGCGGTGGCAAAAGTTATTAAAAGTCGATCGAGATCAAG atCGTCGCATAGTAGCTCAGGATCGGAGAGCAGCGGTAGCAGCAGCGACTCCAGCGAATCGAGTTATTCGTCTTCTTCTAGCGAGACTCGTCGAAGAAAGGGTTCGACTCCGCCGATAACGCGAAAGGATTCCAAGGGTATCGACGCCTTGAAGCTTAGCGGCACCAAGCAGCAAATCAAGCTCACATTGAAGCCGACGAGTAATACCGCCGGCGTGAAAAAGATCGATCGGTCCGCTTTGATGGCTGGAAAAAAGAGAGGATTAGAATCGCCACCTTTGATCGATAGCAAAGCGAGCGTTGCCGCGGCCGCAGCCAAAGCGGCTAAGAAAGCGAGCTCGCGACGAGAAGAACTGTTGAAGCAACTCAAAGCGGTAGAAGACGCGATCGCTCGAAAGAGATCGAAAGTTTAA
- the LOC128877573 gene encoding acyl-coenzyme A diphosphatase FITM2, with amino-acid sequence MATGKRRSMHTNLGNSGTFGSATNNLRSSRLNFRPNSAQEDRGGTRPTAAPSSIGLILVTMFLHVCKKSLLFDTRLKVAIYCGAIFVVSLIADFTTMPRTYFSRSDNALNQYFVKWGWGWLLTVTVPWVALTAHTLGCGRRSILLKHLGRLGLATIAWLLWTKLFHYIETNYGRCLNTRDVQLQTKAKCLQSGRFWSGIDISGHTFILIYSSLILAEEGSSLIGWEGIKDLIMREEHSRVTPNEPSAGPLRNLSNFDLEFLKKAHRALTPYLRGLFVAMTLQQLLWDIMLISTILYYHIMIEKFMGGVAAILTWYVTYQWWYGSAKCSLPPPGDGLFKYNEVKTQDGSTIRSRRNTLNGTNRFIRFPIRVSQDNIDTSNRQTDTDVTTSRL; translated from the coding sequence ATGGCTACGGGTAAACGAAGAAGCATGCATACTAATCTCGGCAATTCTGGGACGTTCGGTTCGGCGACGAATAATTTGAGATCAAGCCGTCTGAACTTCCGTCCGAACTCTGCTCAGGAGGACAGAGGCGGTACTCGGCCGACCGCCGCGCCTAGCTCGATAGGTCTGATCTTAGTGACGATGTTTCTACACGTTTGCAAGAAGTCGTTGCTATTCGATACGAGGCTGAAGGTCGCCATATATTGCGGCGCGATATTCGTGGTGTCGTTGATCGCGGACTTCACCACTATGCCCAGAACGTACTTCTCGCGTTCTGATAACGCGCTCAACCAATACTTCGTCAAGTGGGGATGGGGGTGGCTGCTCACAGTAACCGTTCCATGGGTAGCGCTCACTGCGCACACGCTCGGCTGCGGACGTAGATCGATTTTACTGAAGCATCTCGGTAGACTTGGATTAGCAACTATCGCATGGTTGTTGTGGACGAAGTTGTTTCATTACATCGAGACGAATTACGGTAGATGCCTGAACACGAGGGACGTCCAGTTGCAGACGAAAGCTAAATGCCTTCAGTCTGGTAGATTCTGGAGCGGGATCGACATATCCGGTCACACGTTTATTCTGATTTATTCGAGTTTAATTCTAGCGGAGGAAGGATCCTCGTTGATCGGATGGGAGGGTATAAAGGATCTGATTATGAGGGAGGAACACTCGCGAGTCACCCCGAACGAACCTAGCGCCGGACCGCTTCGAAATCTTTCCAATTTCGACCTGGAGTTCTTGAAGAAGGCCCATAGAGCGTTGACGCCTTATCTCAGAGGACTTTTCGTTGCTATGACGTTGCAACAGTTACTTTGGGACATTATGTTGATATCCACGATACTCTATTATCATAttatgattgaaaaattcatgggCGGCGTGGCCGCTATTTTGACTTGGTACGTCACGTATCAATGGTGGTACGGGTCGGCGAAATGCTCTCTGCCACCTCCTGGTGAcggtttatttaaatataacgaGGTAAAGACCCAAGATGGTAGTACAATCAGGTCGAGACGTAACACTCTGAATGGTACAAATAGATTTATCAGATTCCCTATTCGCGTTAGTCAAGATAATATCGATACGAGCAATAGACAAACCGATACCGATGTAACCACTTCGAGgttataa
- the LOC128877568 gene encoding uncharacterized protein LOC128877568 has protein sequence MSVDHSGKGYAPLPQSISNTDTEDEDDCLARQNEASKGHTNDVLAETTTIHENGAYYPLDETKNVANRIKNGQNMLKYYRDDIPIMVVEGNDRNDLWKRRDMSLFRRFCLVTSILLCIVTIVIFLYVLPCDNSVVCPSIDESQSPISWDKTLRGVELHGPISIIHGNPSSIIFLVRGQRYKGNDTNEEQGQISAEGGGVMSMQGNSGLPLWLVSLKRPPTEIDCITVDTDRSGKPDCIVAGEQGLLASIEPIAGTIHWSLKIHTFDKLPVILPDIDSDGVNDFLSVEVATKTMPNLVLLSGGTGHLLGRYSPKNCSSIDIYNLVSNETISYVCLDGNKNVTKTMTFMGLFHAMKLPEAYKQFVMKPTFRLFETLKLDNENYSWRPIPYHYLTIKNDGSCPGEFCKASVNLTLQKSGNQPVTIWHYDSPNTFVSKPAFLLMSEKPYTTGFAIKFWQWIDTMSEHTKKVSGTTERRLIERVLIVYVNYTDVQVMNVSQSDITQLCQGTDCQPNLNFRGRFSSIKIDCISEGVFPELITYWSSYDIESPMVLTSKVQVVKLDSIVSNLPRINV, from the exons ATGTCGGTCGATCATAGCGGAAAGGGTTACGCACCTTTACCGCAAAGCATAAGCAACACGGACACCGAAGACGAGGATGATTGTTTGGCTCGACAAAACGAAGCCTCTAAAGGACATACTAATGATGTATTAGCA gaAACAACTACTATCCACGAGAACGGGGCGTACTACCCGCTAGACGAAACAAAGAATGTGGCAAATCGTATAAAGAATGGACAAAACATGCTTAAATATTACAGAGACGACATACCTATAATGGTAGTCGAGGGAAATGATCGCAATGATTTATGGAAACGAAGGGACATGTCTCTGTTTAGACGGTTTTGTTTGGTTACttctatattattatgtatcgTAACAATAGTCATATTTCTATATGTTTTACCTTGCGATAATTCAGTGGTATGTCCCTCTATCGATGAATCTCAATCGCCTATATCGTGGGATAAAACTTTACGAGGAGTAG aattacACGGTCCTATTTCTATTATTCATGGAAACCCGTCGAGTATTATATTCCTCGTTCGTGGACAGCGATATAAAGGAAACGATACGAACGAGGAACAGGGACAAATATCAGCGGAAGGAGGAGGAGTAATGTCGATGCAAGGAAATAGTGGTTTACCGTTATGGTTGGTTTCTTTGAAAAGACCACCCACAGAAATTGACTGTATCACGGTTGACACAGACCGATCTGGAAAACCAGATTGTATAGTCGCCGGCGAACAAGGCCTTTTGGCTAGCATCGAACCTATCGCAGGCACTATACATTGGAGTTTAAAAATCCATACGTTCGACAAGCTACCCGTGATCTTACCAGATATCGATTCAGACGGGGTTAATGATTTCTTAAGCGTAGAAGTAGCAACGAAAACTATGCCTAATCTTGTCCTTTTATCCGGAGGAACTGGTCATCTGTTAGGACGATACTCACCTAAAAACTGTTCATCGATCGATATATACAACCTTGTGTCTAACGAGACCATATCTTACGTCTGCTTGGACGGTAATAAAA ATGTGACTAAAACCATGACTTTCATGGGATTATTTCATGCCATGAAGCTACCAGAAGCATATAAGCAATTTGTAATGAAACCAACATTTCGTTTGttcgaaacattaaaactcgacaatgaaaattatagtTGGAGGCCTATACCGTATCATTATCTAACTATAAAGAACGACGGATCGTGTCCCGGTGAATTTTGCAAGGCTAGCGTAAATTTAACGTTGCAAAAATCGGGGAATCAACCGGTAACGATTTGGCATTACGATAGTCCTAATACTTTCGTGTCGAAGCCAGCTTTCTTGCTAATGTCCGAGAAACCTTACACTACTGGATTCGCCATTAAATTTTGGCAATGGATCGACACAATGTCCGAGCATACGAAAAAAGTCTCTGGTACAACAGAGAGAAGATTGATAGAGAGGGTATTGATAGTTTACGTAAATTACACGGATGTACAAGTTATGAATGTGAGTCAAAGCGATATCACTCAATTGTGTCAGGGCACGGACTGTCAaccaaatttgaattttaggGGTCGTTTTAGTTCGATCAAAATTGATTGCATTAGCGAAGGTGTATTTCCAGAATTGATAACCTATTGGTCTTCGTACGACATAGAATCACCGATGGTATTAACGTCCAAAGTCCAAGTCGTAAAATTAGATTCAATCGTGTCTAATTTACCGcgtataaatgtttaa